One part of the Vicinamibacterales bacterium genome encodes these proteins:
- the aroA gene encoding 3-phosphoshikimate 1-carboxyvinyltransferase, which produces MTSTTGFAVVPHISRAAGRLRVPGDKSISHRYAMLAAIAEGESRLTGYAPGADCAATLACLEALGARIVHERGSGAVGTISITGLGPRGLRPPARPLDAANSGTSMRLLSGLLAAHPFTSMLGGDASLSRRPMRRVIDPLTRMGAAIESHGGLPPLTIHGAPLRAIVHEPEVPSAQVKSAVLLAGLHADGRTIVKEPTPTRDHTERALEAFGGRVTRDADLVAVEGGQRLRAITAAVPGDISSALFWLALAGGTPDADLVIDGVGLNPSRTAVFDVLRRAGVSLSVEASQGPGEPSGTLRARFGAPASFEVTPADVPLMIDEIPALAAMTAMQPGVSMTVRGARELRVKESDRISMLARGFGALGVRVDEYEDGFTIHGGPPAGGEADAAGDHRLAMAFAIAGSRATGPVHIIGADAVAVSYPGFFDELERIATGATA; this is translated from the coding sequence ATGACTTCGACCACCGGTTTCGCCGTCGTTCCCCATATTTCCCGCGCCGCCGGCCGCCTGCGCGTGCCGGGCGACAAGTCGATTTCCCACCGCTACGCCATGCTCGCCGCCATCGCCGAAGGAGAATCGCGCCTGACCGGCTACGCGCCTGGCGCCGACTGCGCGGCGACACTCGCCTGCCTCGAGGCGCTCGGCGCGCGGATCGTCCACGAACGCGGCAGCGGCGCGGTCGGGACGATTTCGATTACCGGACTCGGCCCGCGCGGGCTGCGGCCGCCGGCGCGTCCGCTCGACGCGGCGAATTCCGGCACGTCGATGCGGCTCCTCAGCGGGCTGCTCGCCGCGCACCCGTTCACGTCCATGCTCGGCGGCGATGCCTCGCTCTCGCGCCGGCCGATGCGCCGCGTCATCGATCCGCTCACCCGCATGGGCGCCGCGATCGAGTCGCATGGCGGCCTGCCGCCGCTCACCATCCACGGGGCTCCCCTGCGCGCCATCGTCCACGAACCCGAGGTGCCGAGCGCCCAGGTGAAGAGCGCCGTGCTGCTCGCCGGACTTCATGCCGACGGACGAACGATTGTCAAAGAACCGACGCCGACACGTGATCATACGGAGCGCGCCCTGGAGGCGTTCGGCGGCCGCGTCACCCGCGACGCCGATCTCGTCGCGGTCGAGGGCGGGCAGCGGCTGCGTGCGATCACCGCCGCGGTGCCCGGCGACATCTCGTCGGCGCTGTTCTGGCTGGCGCTGGCCGGCGGCACCCCGGATGCCGATCTCGTGATCGACGGTGTCGGGCTGAACCCGAGCCGCACGGCGGTGTTCGACGTGCTGCGGCGCGCCGGTGTGAGCCTGTCGGTCGAGGCCAGCCAGGGGCCCGGCGAGCCGAGCGGCACGCTGCGCGCCCGGTTTGGCGCGCCGGCGTCGTTCGAGGTGACGCCGGCCGACGTGCCGCTGATGATCGACGAGATTCCCGCGCTCGCCGCGATGACGGCGATGCAGCCGGGCGTCTCGATGACGGTGCGGGGCGCCAGGGAGCTGCGCGTCAAGGAGAGCGATCGCATCAGCATGCTGGCGCGCGGCTTCGGCGCCCTCGGCGTCCGCGTCGACGAATACGAGGACGGATTCACGATCCACGGCGGCCCGCCGGCGGGCGGCGAGGCCGACGCGGCCGGCGATCATCGTCTTGCGATGGCGTTCGCCATCGCCGGCAGCCGGGCCACCGGGCCCGTCCACATCATCGGGGCGGACGCGGTCGCGGTGTCGTATCCCGGCTTCTTCGACGAGCTCGAACGGATCGCCACGGGTGCCACTGCATAG
- a CDS encoding ATP-binding protein produces MAVPGGLVRLQIPSVFDMVDLVQVLCDRMSHLAAFDEDAVHWVGVAVRESVINAIKHGNREDPGKLVTIEFAFTPIDEPQQLVVRVTDQGRGFDPEGVADPLAPENILKSSGRGIFFMRSFMDDVQLTRAPGGGTEVYMVKKLAAGA; encoded by the coding sequence ATGGCGGTGCCCGGCGGCCTCGTGCGGCTGCAGATTCCGAGCGTCTTCGACATGGTGGACCTCGTGCAGGTCCTCTGCGATCGCATGAGCCACCTGGCCGCGTTCGACGAAGACGCCGTCCACTGGGTTGGCGTCGCCGTCCGTGAGTCGGTGATCAACGCCATCAAGCACGGCAATCGCGAGGATCCCGGCAAGCTGGTCACGATCGAGTTCGCCTTCACGCCGATCGACGAGCCGCAGCAGCTCGTCGTCCGCGTCACCGACCAGGGGCGGGGCTTCGATCCCGAGGGGGTCGCCGATCCGCTGGCGCCCGAGAACATCCTGAAATCGAGCGGCCGCGGCATCTTCTTCATGCGCAGTTTCATGGACGACGTGCAGCTGACGCGGGCGCCGGGCGGCGGCACGGAAGTCTACATGGTGAAAAAGCTCGCCGCCGGTGCCTGA
- a CDS encoding inositol monophosphatase family protein, with the protein MPDAISPKFLATAVQAVTRAGAMQLAGIDHLRIEKKGAIDLVTQIDREVETMFRALVAERFPDHLVLAEEFASGGDRHRDAEYTWVLDPVDGTTNYAHGLPIFCCACSLEHHGQPIVSAIYDPSRRELFTAERGIGAWLNGAPMRVSSADTLIDALLCTGFPYSVQTDSGAMLDLFGDFLRHARAVRRLGSAAIDMAYVAAGRLDGFWEVKLNPWDISAGALMVDEAGGRVSGLLGGPFDSRRGEVVASNGRIHDAMVAVVRARSGTA; encoded by the coding sequence GTGCCTGACGCGATTTCCCCGAAGTTCCTCGCCACCGCCGTGCAGGCGGTCACCCGTGCGGGCGCCATGCAGCTGGCCGGCATCGATCACCTGCGAATCGAAAAGAAGGGCGCGATCGACCTCGTCACGCAGATCGACCGCGAGGTGGAAACGATGTTCCGCGCGCTCGTCGCCGAGCGCTTTCCCGACCACCTGGTGCTGGCCGAGGAGTTCGCCAGCGGCGGCGATCGCCATCGCGACGCGGAATATACGTGGGTGCTCGATCCCGTGGATGGCACCACCAACTACGCGCACGGGCTGCCGATCTTTTGTTGCGCCTGTTCGCTCGAGCATCACGGACAGCCGATCGTGTCGGCGATCTACGACCCGTCGCGCCGCGAGCTCTTCACCGCCGAGCGCGGGATCGGCGCCTGGCTCAACGGCGCGCCGATGCGCGTGTCGTCGGCCGACACGCTGATCGACGCGCTGCTCTGTACCGGGTTTCCCTATTCGGTGCAGACCGACAGCGGCGCGATGTTGGATCTCTTCGGCGACTTCCTGCGGCACGCGCGCGCCGTCCGGCGGCTGGGATCGGCGGCCATCGACATGGCGTACGTGGCGGCGGGCCGTCTCGATGGCTTCTGGGAGGTCAAGCTCAACCCCTGGGACATCTCCGCGGGCGCGCTGATGGTCGACGAAGCCGGCGGCCGCGTCAGCGGCCTGTTGGGCGGGCCGTTCGACTCGCGCCGTGGAGAAGTGGTGGCCTCGAATGGACGGATTCACGACGCGATGGTCGCCGTGGTGCGTGCTCGTTCGGGGACGGCCTGA
- a CDS encoding VTT domain-containing protein produces the protein MKSFLAAIQAAAVAMGGPGLFLIAYLDSSFLSFPEVNDIMIIGMVMQRPHLLVYYALISTIGSVLGCLSIYYLARKGGEAFLRRRFKDHHVDRAMVLIQRYGLLAIVVPALLPPPAPFKIFVLMAGVAAIPVWQFATAIFIARIIRYGGEGLLAIWYGDRAFAFLQDHAGQIGFSLAGAALVIGAAWIAWQRRTGIRSAEASDPPG, from the coding sequence GTGAAGAGTTTTCTCGCGGCGATCCAAGCTGCCGCCGTGGCGATGGGCGGCCCGGGCCTGTTCCTGATCGCCTATCTCGACTCCTCGTTTCTCTCCTTCCCCGAGGTCAACGACATCATGATCATCGGGATGGTGATGCAGCGTCCCCATCTGCTCGTCTACTACGCGCTGATCTCGACGATCGGGTCGGTGCTCGGATGCCTGTCGATCTACTACCTCGCGCGCAAGGGAGGCGAGGCCTTCCTCCGCAGGCGGTTCAAGGATCATCACGTCGACCGCGCGATGGTGTTGATCCAGCGCTACGGGCTGCTGGCGATCGTCGTGCCGGCGCTGCTGCCGCCGCCGGCGCCGTTCAAGATTTTCGTCCTCATGGCGGGCGTCGCGGCCATTCCCGTGTGGCAGTTCGCGACGGCGATCTTCATTGCACGCATCATCCGCTACGGCGGCGAGGGGCTGCTGGCGATCTGGTACGGCGACCGTGCGTTCGCCTTCCTGCAGGACCACGCCGGCCAGATCGGCTTCAGCTTGGCGGGCGCGGCTCTCGTCATCGGGGCTGCCTGGATCGCGTGGCAGCGACGCACGGGTATCAGGAGCGCCGAGGCGTCCGACCCCCCGGGGTAG
- a CDS encoding GDSL-type esterase/lipase family protein, whose translation MCPANVSARAGVDAIDASVTYSSPTATGGKAPLSTTCSPNSGSSFPVGSTPVSCTTTDAAGDRAECAFAVSIDPAPVPQLTYTKYLGFGDSETEGKVRHAPLELMANSYTIKLQTMLQTRYSTQSIVVADDGYGGQQAVDPATLARFDAALARETPQVVFILDGANDLLARQTAAIGPAITAIAVLGQHATDHGVQVFLATLPPMNPDLQGSSNANAVPPFNTQLANLAALRNYTLVDINGAFHGDLGLIGSDGLHPTDAGYQVIAQAFYDKIVSLYETAPTTKLAFRR comes from the coding sequence GTGTGTCCGGCGAACGTGTCGGCGCGCGCCGGCGTCGACGCCATCGACGCGAGCGTCACATACAGCAGCCCGACGGCCACCGGCGGCAAGGCGCCGCTCTCCACGACCTGTTCGCCGAACTCGGGCTCGAGCTTCCCGGTCGGTTCTACCCCGGTCTCGTGCACGACGACGGACGCCGCCGGCGACCGTGCTGAATGCGCGTTTGCGGTGAGCATCGATCCCGCGCCGGTTCCCCAGCTCACCTACACCAAGTATCTCGGTTTCGGCGACAGCGAGACGGAAGGGAAGGTCAGACACGCGCCGCTGGAATTGATGGCCAACTCCTACACCATCAAGCTGCAGACGATGCTGCAGACCCGCTACAGCACGCAGTCCATCGTCGTCGCCGACGACGGATACGGCGGCCAGCAGGCCGTCGATCCGGCGACCTTGGCGCGCTTCGATGCGGCGCTCGCGCGCGAAACGCCGCAAGTCGTCTTTATCTTGGACGGCGCCAACGACCTGCTGGCCCGGCAGACCGCGGCCATCGGTCCGGCCATCACGGCGATCGCCGTACTGGGGCAGCACGCCACCGACCACGGCGTGCAGGTGTTCCTCGCGACGCTGCCGCCGATGAACCCCGACCTGCAGGGATCGAGCAATGCCAACGCGGTGCCGCCGTTCAACACCCAGCTCGCAAACCTGGCGGCGCTCCGCAACTACACCCTGGTCGACATCAATGGCGCGTTCCACGGCGACCTGGGTCTCATCGGGTCCGACGGCCTGCATCCGACCGATGCCGGCTATCAGGTCATCGCGCAGGCCTTCTACGACAAGATCGTTTCGCTCTACGAAACGGCTCCCACCACCAAGCTCGCGTTCAGGCGTTAG
- a CDS encoding glycosyltransferase family 2 protein: MGPEISVVIPMRNEAPNVDDLYRELTTTLTAFGRTYELVMVDDGSTDETFTLLAALQAKDSRLRVIRFRRNFGQTAAFAAGFRHARGACIITSDGDRQNDPADIPALVDMLESQKLDIVCGWRKDRKDPFLNRRLPSMIANAVISRATGVRLHDYGCSLKVFRAEVVKQMKLYGEMHRFLPAIASEFGVTIGERAVNHRKRTHGKSHYGITRTFRVILDLMTVKFLSSYSTRPLQMFGSVGMILNLFGFLAGARVVYERFFGYQSANRPLLFVSIALILGGMQFLATGLVAELMARTYHESQDKPTYVIKEIRETPPVRGELISA, encoded by the coding sequence ATGGGTCCGGAAATCTCCGTCGTCATTCCGATGCGGAACGAGGCGCCGAACGTCGACGACCTCTACCGCGAGCTGACCACGACGCTGACGGCCTTCGGCCGCACGTACGAGCTGGTGATGGTCGACGACGGGAGTACCGACGAGACGTTTACCCTGCTCGCGGCGCTGCAGGCCAAAGACAGCCGCCTGCGGGTGATCCGGTTCCGGCGCAACTTCGGCCAGACGGCGGCGTTCGCGGCGGGCTTCCGCCACGCCCGCGGCGCCTGCATCATCACCTCCGACGGCGATCGGCAGAACGATCCGGCCGACATTCCCGCGCTGGTCGACATGCTCGAATCGCAGAAACTCGACATCGTCTGCGGCTGGCGCAAGGACCGCAAGGATCCGTTCCTCAACCGGCGGCTGCCGTCGATGATCGCCAACGCGGTGATCTCCCGTGCCACCGGCGTCCGGCTGCACGACTACGGCTGCTCGTTGAAGGTGTTCCGCGCCGAAGTCGTGAAGCAGATGAAGCTCTATGGTGAGATGCACCGCTTCCTGCCGGCGATCGCCAGCGAATTCGGCGTGACCATCGGCGAGCGGGCGGTGAATCACCGCAAGCGCACGCACGGCAAATCGCACTATGGCATCACCCGGACCTTCCGCGTGATCCTCGACCTCATGACGGTGAAGTTCTTGAGCAGCTATTCGACTCGTCCGCTGCAGATGTTCGGCAGCGTCGGCATGATCCTGAATCTTTTCGGCTTCCTCGCCGGCGCGCGCGTCGTCTACGAGCGGTTCTTCGGCTACCAGTCGGCGAACCGCCCGCTGCTGTTCGTCAGCATCGCGTTGATTCTCGGCGGCATGCAGTTTCTGGCGACCGGCCTCGTCGCCGAGTTGATGGCGCGGACCTATCACGAGTCGCAGGACAAGCCGACCTACGTCATCAAGGAAATCCGGGAGACGCCTCCGGTTCGCGGCGAGTTGATCAGTGCATAA
- a CDS encoding NAD-dependent epimerase/dehydratase family protein, which yields MTVFVTGGTGFIGGRLMPQLIDRFGAASITLLSHTASKPHEAAAAERFRQAGVTVIEGDLTQAPISASAPPPRVDLVFHLGANIDTDTPEEEHRVNDAGTANLLAWLGESIRGGRLVYTSSIAVHDRAGIASGPITETSPYTPRTAYGVTKLGGERIIQDAAARLGYTWTINRLPTVYGPGGKQGGMFDLLITGVQGGGLISRVNWPGKTSVIFVDDVGAILIDLGVRADAANEIYCLGSGEDVTLADIATDIAAVLARRQRPLRVPGFAWSVMRRVAWSPLVGALVPRRLHVTYWRLTLVVDDGFWYDARKFLSQNRLPLVMLPEGLRRTLETESGAVVSTRDI from the coding sequence ATGACCGTCTTCGTCACCGGGGGCACCGGCTTCATCGGCGGGCGGTTGATGCCCCAGTTGATCGATCGCTTCGGCGCCGCCAGTATCACCCTGCTCTCGCACACGGCCAGCAAGCCGCACGAAGCCGCCGCCGCCGAGCGTTTCCGCCAGGCGGGGGTCACGGTGATCGAGGGCGACCTGACCCAGGCGCCGATCTCTGCCTCTGCTCCGCCGCCCCGCGTCGACCTCGTGTTCCACCTCGGCGCGAACATCGACACCGATACGCCCGAAGAAGAGCACCGCGTCAACGACGCCGGCACGGCGAACCTGCTCGCCTGGCTGGGTGAATCGATCCGCGGCGGACGCCTCGTCTACACCAGCTCCATCGCCGTCCACGATCGCGCCGGCATTGCGAGCGGGCCCATCACGGAGACGTCACCCTACACGCCGCGCACCGCCTACGGCGTCACCAAGCTCGGCGGCGAACGCATCATTCAGGACGCCGCGGCGCGCCTGGGATACACGTGGACGATCAACCGGCTGCCGACCGTCTACGGTCCGGGCGGCAAGCAGGGCGGCATGTTCGATTTGCTGATCACCGGCGTGCAGGGGGGTGGGCTGATCAGCCGCGTCAACTGGCCCGGCAAGACGTCGGTCATCTTCGTCGACGACGTCGGCGCGATTCTGATCGATCTCGGCGTGCGCGCCGACGCGGCCAACGAGATCTACTGCCTTGGCAGCGGTGAGGACGTCACGCTTGCGGATATCGCAACCGACATTGCGGCCGTCCTGGCCCGCCGCCAGCGCCCTTTGCGTGTGCCGGGCTTCGCGTGGAGCGTGATGCGGCGTGTGGCCTGGAGCCCGCTCGTCGGCGCGCTGGTGCCCCGCCGACTGCACGTCACCTACTGGCGACTCACGCTCGTCGTCGACGACGGCTTCTGGTACGACGCGCGGAAGTTCCTGTCGCAGAACCGGCTGCCGCTGGTGATGCTGCCGGAAGGGCTGCGCCGAACGCTGGAGACAGAGTCGGGCGCCGTCGTTTCTACGCGAGATATCTGA
- a CDS encoding glycosyltransferase family 39 protein: MTASLRARLWLLLIVAAGAFLRFYNLGWGAPYYHFHIDEHVVFAAADAMTRSFREAAMSPKFFMYSPGPMYVLLVVRKLYEIAARHPLLLNAPRDEVTFMIMGRLISAAVGTATIPVVYAIARRIGGVRAGLLAAALVAFGVMHLRESHFFTVDIPMTFFSVVTLYALMRVLERGISLPRDVAVGAAFAAALLCKYTAVFLAPVIGLAYVLAAPSLDVAGMLRRAIRACVPGLIALVLFFVADPLPLLYWDKARTDIRDWVTAPLTGAWKPIWTAQFADVASPHLFWFTNLLWWGLGPAFELAGLAGVVWLFWKKERGAAVGAAFTVAYVLVAGRTITPFARYAVPLVPALAIAAGVLGSDLVAAPRRRLGLAVNWIVVGTTALWAAAYLHVFVAPDARLTASAWVLHHVPLGAKVLIEPSQNMVPFGEYLTRTDFNRDYLLRPSEHGGVRDDQYHFVALDTYVYLYDRHVPEDAKRAYIESRLAQVDYIVMDDTYLQFYQHLPEGPHAAVKKYYDDLFAGRLGFEQIKTFKVYPSLFGVQIDDDAAELTFRLFDHPRVFVFKRAGAPAFGG, from the coding sequence GTGACGGCGTCCCTGCGCGCGCGCCTCTGGCTGCTGCTGATCGTCGCCGCCGGAGCGTTCCTGCGTTTCTACAACCTGGGCTGGGGCGCCCCCTACTACCACTTCCACATCGACGAGCACGTGGTGTTCGCGGCCGCGGATGCCATGACCCGCAGCTTCCGCGAGGCGGCGATGTCGCCCAAGTTCTTCATGTACTCGCCGGGGCCGATGTACGTGCTGCTCGTGGTCCGGAAGCTCTACGAAATCGCCGCCCGCCATCCGCTGCTGCTGAACGCCCCGCGCGACGAAGTCACGTTCATGATCATGGGGCGCCTGATCTCGGCAGCCGTCGGCACGGCGACGATTCCCGTGGTCTACGCGATCGCCCGGCGAATCGGCGGGGTGCGCGCGGGCCTGCTGGCGGCGGCGCTCGTCGCGTTCGGCGTGATGCACCTGCGTGAGTCGCATTTCTTCACCGTCGACATCCCGATGACCTTCTTCAGCGTGGTCACCCTCTATGCGCTGATGCGGGTCCTGGAGCGCGGCATCAGCCTGCCTCGAGACGTCGCTGTCGGGGCCGCGTTCGCGGCGGCACTGCTGTGCAAGTACACCGCGGTGTTTCTCGCGCCAGTGATCGGACTCGCCTACGTCCTGGCGGCCCCGTCGCTCGACGTCGCCGGCATGCTGCGCCGCGCCATCCGCGCGTGCGTCCCGGGCCTCATCGCCCTCGTGCTGTTCTTCGTCGCGGATCCTCTGCCGCTGCTCTACTGGGACAAGGCGCGCACCGACATCCGCGACTGGGTGACGGCGCCGCTCACCGGCGCGTGGAAGCCGATCTGGACCGCCCAGTTCGCCGATGTGGCCTCTCCGCACCTGTTCTGGTTCACCAACCTGCTGTGGTGGGGACTCGGTCCTGCCTTCGAGCTGGCCGGGCTCGCCGGAGTCGTCTGGCTGTTCTGGAAGAAAGAGCGCGGCGCCGCCGTCGGCGCGGCGTTCACGGTCGCTTACGTTCTCGTCGCCGGCCGCACGATTACTCCGTTTGCACGTTATGCCGTGCCGCTGGTGCCGGCGCTCGCGATCGCGGCCGGCGTACTCGGCTCGGATCTCGTCGCAGCGCCGCGCCGCCGGCTGGGCCTCGCGGTCAACTGGATCGTGGTCGGCACCACGGCGCTCTGGGCCGCCGCCTATCTTCACGTCTTCGTCGCCCCGGACGCGCGGCTCACGGCGTCAGCCTGGGTCCTCCACCACGTGCCGCTCGGCGCGAAGGTGCTGATCGAACCGTCCCAGAACATGGTGCCGTTCGGCGAATACCTGACCCGGACCGATTTCAACCGGGATTACCTGCTGCGTCCGTCCGAGCACGGCGGCGTGCGCGACGACCAGTACCACTTCGTGGCACTCGACACCTACGTCTATCTCTACGATCGCCACGTGCCGGAAGACGCCAAGCGCGCCTACATCGAGTCGCGCCTCGCGCAGGTAGACTACATCGTGATGGACGACACCTACCTGCAGTTCTACCAGCACCTGCCGGAAGGACCGCACGCCGCCGTCAAGAAGTACTACGACGATCTCTTCGCCGGCCGTCTCGGTTTCGAGCAGATCAAGACATTCAAGGTCTATCCGTCGCTGTTCGGTGTGCAGATCGATGACGACGCCGCGGAGCTGACGTTCCGCCTCTTCGATCATCCGCGCGTGTTCGTCTTCAAGCGCGCCGGCGCGCCGGCCTTCGGCGGATGA
- a CDS encoding glycosyltransferase family 2 protein, with protein MSADRVTVVVPTKNEEGLIGEIVDSVRPYADEVLVIDGHSTDRTREIAGQHGARVELDGGKGKGEALRRALETAASEIVVFIDADGSHDPKDIPALVGPIKAGAADMVIGSRGKGGSDELHGTLEQFIRYSGSQIIMLAINYRFGSRLTDSQNGFRAIRRDVGRKLGLKSNLTTIEQEMLMRALKLGYRVDEVPTHEYERRWGTSKVSVWKLWAAYLWSFFRNLM; from the coding sequence TTGTCTGCCGACCGCGTCACGGTTGTCGTTCCGACAAAAAACGAAGAAGGGCTGATCGGCGAGATCGTCGACAGTGTACGCCCGTACGCCGACGAAGTACTCGTCATCGACGGCCACTCGACCGATCGCACGCGCGAGATCGCCGGACAGCACGGCGCACGGGTCGAGCTCGACGGCGGCAAGGGCAAGGGGGAGGCCCTGCGCCGCGCGCTCGAGACCGCCGCCAGCGAGATCGTGGTGTTCATCGACGCCGACGGCTCCCACGATCCCAAGGACATCCCGGCCCTGGTCGGCCCGATCAAGGCCGGCGCGGCCGACATGGTCATCGGGTCGCGCGGCAAGGGCGGAAGCGACGAACTGCACGGGACGCTCGAGCAGTTCATCCGCTACAGCGGCTCGCAGATCATCATGCTGGCCATCAATTACCGCTTCGGCTCGCGCCTGACCGACAGCCAGAACGGCTTCCGGGCCATCCGCCGCGACGTCGGACGCAAGCTCGGGCTCAAGTCGAACCTGACGACCATCGAGCAGGAAATGCTGATGCGGGCGCTGAAGCTCGGCTACCGGGTCGACGAAGTGCCGACCCACGAGTACGAGCGGCGCTGGGGCACCTCGAAAGTCAGCGTTTGGAAGCTGTGGGCGGCGTACCTGTGGTCGTTCTTCCGCAATCTGATGTGA
- a CDS encoding radical SAM protein has protein sequence MLTKQIGFGAAIVSANVRSPALPYKVTFVATYHCNFRCEMCNIWQKKSVNEMTPAEIALFFERWPQFKWVQLTGGELMMRRDIDEVMAAIQTSCRSLYLVSFPTTGWFGDKTVKLVENTLKRGIGRLMVTISIDGPKAVHEEMRGLPGAWDKGIATFRRLRALNGPHFQTVIGMTLLGKNAGLVDETVAAIREAIPDFDRREMHLNIGHESGHYYDNKGVGSRMAPEHAKVVKAIEDHRRAIGTGIHPVNFLEHRYQALVGAYYETGRSPLPCTALSTSCFIDPYWNVFACSIWDAQVGNLRDNGFDLKALWDSPVRTARRQDVIDESCPHCWTPCEAYPTILGNLARAVRPAAPQQPPLPAEAAR, from the coding sequence ATGCTGACCAAACAGATCGGCTTTGGCGCGGCGATTGTCAGCGCCAACGTCCGCAGCCCGGCCCTCCCGTACAAAGTCACGTTCGTCGCCACCTACCACTGCAACTTCCGCTGCGAGATGTGCAACATCTGGCAGAAGAAGAGCGTGAACGAGATGACGCCGGCGGAGATCGCGCTGTTCTTCGAGCGCTGGCCGCAGTTCAAGTGGGTGCAGCTCACCGGCGGCGAGCTGATGATGCGCCGCGACATCGACGAGGTGATGGCGGCGATCCAGACGTCCTGCCGGTCGCTCTATCTGGTCAGCTTTCCGACGACCGGCTGGTTCGGCGACAAGACGGTGAAGCTCGTCGAGAACACCTTGAAACGCGGCATCGGGCGGCTGATGGTCACGATCAGCATCGACGGTCCCAAGGCGGTGCACGAAGAGATGCGCGGCCTGCCGGGCGCCTGGGACAAGGGGATCGCCACCTTCCGACGGCTGCGTGCTCTCAACGGCCCGCACTTCCAGACCGTGATCGGCATGACGCTGCTCGGCAAGAATGCCGGGCTCGTCGACGAGACGGTCGCCGCGATCCGCGAGGCCATCCCCGATTTCGACCGCCGCGAAATGCACCTGAACATCGGCCACGAATCGGGACACTACTACGACAACAAGGGCGTCGGCTCGCGTATGGCGCCCGAACATGCCAAGGTCGTGAAGGCGATCGAAGATCATCGCCGCGCCATCGGCACCGGCATCCATCCGGTGAATTTCCTCGAGCACCGCTACCAGGCGCTGGTCGGCGCGTACTACGAGACGGGCCGCTCGCCGCTGCCGTGTACCGCGCTCTCGACCTCGTGCTTCATCGATCCGTACTGGAACGTCTTCGCCTGCTCGATCTGGGACGCGCAGGTCGGTAATCTGCGCGACAACGGGTTCGACCTGAAGGCGCTGTGGGATTCGCCGGTCCGCACGGCGCGGCGGCAGGACGTGATCGACGAGAGCTGCCCGCACTGCTGGACGCCCTGCGAGGCGTATCCGACGATCCTCGGCAATCTGGCCCGCGCCGTACGGCCCGCCGCGCCGCAGCAGCCCCCGCTTCCCGCGGAAGCGGCCCGCTGA
- a CDS encoding NAD(P)-dependent oxidoreductase yields the protein MSTVLVTGGAGFLGVNLLRYLRDRGYGLVSLDIADFPYPDLQGVVRVVRGDIRKPADVETAMAGVDLVVHCAAALPLYPPDDIHTTDVDGTRRVLESAKAHGVSRVVHISSTAVYGIPQHIPVVETDPLHSVGPYGKAKVEAEEVCDEFRRQGVTVPIIRPKSFVGPERLGVFALFYDWAADGRGFPILGNGRNRYQLLDVEDLCGAILLCLTLPPERVNDTFNIGAKQFLTMREDYQAVLDKAGFGKKITGLPAAPAILTLRVLEALGLSPLYKWVYETAAKDSVVGIEKAERGIGYTPKFSNRDALLRNFEWYLAHRDQFRDASGVSHRVPWKQGALGFAKKFF from the coding sequence ATGAGCACCGTTCTCGTGACCGGCGGCGCCGGGTTCCTCGGCGTCAACCTGCTTCGCTACCTGCGCGACCGCGGCTACGGCCTGGTCTCACTCGACATCGCTGATTTTCCCTACCCGGATCTGCAGGGCGTCGTGCGGGTCGTGCGCGGCGACATCCGCAAACCGGCCGACGTCGAGACCGCCATGGCTGGCGTCGATCTGGTCGTCCACTGCGCGGCAGCGCTGCCGCTCTATCCGCCCGACGACATCCACACGACCGACGTCGACGGCACGCGGCGCGTGCTCGAGTCGGCGAAGGCGCACGGCGTCAGCCGCGTCGTGCACATCTCGTCGACCGCGGTCTACGGCATTCCGCAGCACATCCCGGTCGTCGAGACCGATCCGCTCCATTCCGTGGGACCCTACGGCAAGGCCAAGGTCGAGGCTGAAGAGGTCTGCGACGAGTTCCGCCGGCAGGGGGTCACCGTTCCGATCATCAGGCCGAAATCGTTCGTCGGCCCGGAGCGGCTCGGCGTCTTCGCGTTGTTCTACGATTGGGCGGCCGACGGGCGAGGGTTTCCGATTCTCGGCAACGGCCGAAACCGCTACCAGCTGCTCGACGTCGAGGATCTCTGCGGGGCCATTCTGCTGTGCCTGACGCTGCCGCCCGAACGCGTCAACGACACGTTCAACATCGGCGCGAAGCAGTTCCTGACGATGCGCGAGGACTACCAGGCGGTCCTCGACAAGGCGGGATTCGGGAAGAAGATTACCGGCCTGCCAGCCGCGCCCGCCATCCTGACGCTGCGGGTGCTCGAGGCGCTCGGGCTGTCGCCGCTCTACAAGTGGGTCTACGAAACAGCGGCGAAGGACTCCGTCGTCGGCATCGAGAAGGCGGAGCGGGGGATTGGGTATACGCCGAAGTTCTCGAACCGCGACGCGCTGCTGCGCAACTTCGAGTGGTATCTCGCGCACCGCGACCAGTTCCGAGACGCCTCCGGCGTCTCCCACCGCGTTCCGTGGAAGCAGGGCGCGCTCGGGTTCGCCAAGAAGTTCTTTTAG